gaccccttacaactttgtcatactttgacgtagacacgtcattttacttgcaaaatgtaggcatttttgtcctctattcaggtatgttatatcatgtccagatcttttaccaaatttaaactgtgagccttcaagtacggagagcatttcagccgtttttggagtttacaatgggtgtgtattggaaaagctagagtgggagaaaggaatttagagtgcgggaggctctgaatttaaaccaaaaaaattattcttttctcgtccccctggccacatttctggctcaatctacacaattacctctctaaacgtagccatttttgttgtgacccgtacaattgagtcattttgtctctatctcaaacggttctctctccagctgcatttctgtgaggagagcgcaggattttctcccatccgctccaatgcattttggagagagattttctcactcaaatccaaaacttctctcatgttcgtaccatcacagtggctgaatggatgatcctacagacatgattcctgcaccattaaattcatgaaagacttctgaatctgattgtgaacaaatctttttcaatgtcacctctgggtcctcgaggaatgacattttctcaaccatgcgcactccataagaactgctggttcactgtcatggctgctgtgcagctggtctccatagcaacagacacacctgttctgctggctgctgcttgatgagtctggacttttccattcagactggagctctattgatcctctgttactctgacactgactctgctgtttcttcaactttcttaaagtttttccaactttttgcagcgttttgaaactttttcaacctttttcaactttttgcagcatttttcaactttttcaacaattttcaagtttttgcagcgtttttcaactttttcaacgattttcaactttttgcagcgttctcaaactttttcaacttttatcaagtttttgcagcgtttttgaactttttcaacgattttcaactttttgtagtgttttcaaactttttcaacaattttcaactttttgcagcgttttcaaactttttcaacttttttcaagtttttacagcgtttttcaactttttcaaagattttcaactttttgcagcgttttcaaggtttttcaacttttttcaagtttttgcagcgtttttgaactttatcaacgattttcaactttttacagtgttttccaactttttcaacccttttcaactttgtgcagtgtttttcaactttttcaatgattttcaactttttgcaatgttttcaacctttttcaactttttgcagtgtttttcaactttttcaacgattttcaactttttgcagtgtttgcaatcttttccagtgtttttcaactttttgcagcgttttcaacctttttcaactgttttcaactttttgcagtgttttcaacctttctcaactgttttcaacttgttgcagcgTTCTCAACcgttctcaacttttttcaactttttacagtgttttccaactttttcaaactttttcaactttttgcagtgtttttacacttttttaaaacttttttaactttttgcagtgttttaaaactttttcaacctttttcaactttttacagttttttaaaactttttcaactttctgcagtgttttcaacctttgtcaacatttctcaactttttgcagtgttttcaacctttttacaactttttgcagtgttttcaaactttttcaacctttttcaattttttcaacccttttcaactttttgcagtgttttcaacctttttcaactttttgcagtgtttttctacctttttctactttatttcagggtttttcaccttttctgattcagtttttctgcattacagttcagcattttcagctcagcattcacacttgcagtttcttcaggaactgcaaatttttctagttcaAGTTAACTTTATGAAACAAACACTCTGTATTACTACTTTAATTAACAGCACACCATCAGTagtgttaaagcaacactaatacccctttcacactgcaagtagtgggtcgacccgtgttttcgacccgctaataatcgcctttcatgtcctttcacactgcctgcagagtCTGCCAGCAGGAAAccacctgctggcgagccgcgtcgctgcgtcttcccgcgctgatagtgtcccgcgttgatgacatcatcagcgcgacggagcaaagcgaaagtaaacaatgcagcggaacacagtccccatTACCTGTAGAccaatctcctcttccccacggatccagaggagctctctggtctcgctatcttgccaatgctgggtcatcttgacgaaggaaatctcacgctgtgtccagaaaggACAACTAGCCCGCTAACGtggccacgctgcgtcgacgtcatcacgtaagttaccgcgtCGACTCCCGTCTGCCTTTcgcactccctttcgcccctcctaCTAAAGAGCCGAtagtagcgacccgctaaaaacccgggtcgattgcagggttggaAAAACCAgggtctaatgccgagtgaacactttcacactgccatgaggagccgattaatcagcgggtttaaacggggttttttggccagtgtgaaaggggcttaaggaactttcagttttccttgattttggcagcaccagtggacaaaagcggtagtgttttgcctgaacgaatactacagttcccatgaggactagcgtgtggcgtcataaaatgctgctcccggtggcgtgctgtcggactgaactcgcctacatttgtttccagtggctgtgtgaaggacggatagcgatgAGATAATGAAtgtaatggtggctaaacaatgtcatatcatgatgtgacgcatgccgtggcATGTGGGCCGggacatttggagttttttagtgtgcagggttcctaccaccctcctcacagttgctttttccaagtgaaagcaatactgacgccctcagcccgtgacagagggtcgatgtatcatcacaaaagatattaaaatgttttattgaggtTCAAAAGTTCCTTAGTATCACTTTAAACTATCCTGCTAAAGCCTGTGTGGCATTTAAAAGAGAAGCGACTCAAATCCAACCGGCCCATAAGATGTGAATCTTGAGGTAAAGTGAAGCTGCAGGAGCGAAAGTGCGATCCCTGCCGTGCGGTTCGACCTGGCGAGCCTACGGCTGCGCCAGGCTCTGCATGGCCTCGCCCTCGCAGCGCATTAGGTGGTATCCGTGGTGCTCGGTCACGTCGAAGCAGCCCGTCCTGGCGTAGAAGTCGATGGCCGACGTGTTTGTGTCCTTGACGATGAAGTCCAGCTGCTTGCAGCCAGCAGCCATGccaagctgcagagcagagagaaggagttAGGATCGAGACCACTGCAAtagaaaatctgaaaacatgtgGTTCACTCACCTGGGCCACTTTACTCATCAGCGCTTTACCAATGCCTTTTCCTTTGGGACAGAAAGTGTGCATTAGTTAGTAACAACAGCACTACAGATATTTGTAACGCCCTCTCTGAGACACTGGCCCCATACCTCTGAACTCCGGCATCACGTACAAGTCCTCCATGTGAACAGTCCTGCCTTTGCTTGAGCTGTAGGCAAAGTAGTAAAGAGCGTAGCCGATCTTTGTATGGCCTGAAATCCACAAGGTCCAAAATTAAAAAGCAATGCCACAAAAAGCGTTACTTTTTATCTCTTTGAGAAAAGCAAATGCAACATTAGAGTCTTTATAAAATTCAGAACGCATTGAAGTCATATCTTAAATGCAGACATTGGAGTCCAGAGGAgggcggacggcggcggctggaTGGAAAAAAGGCTGTGTCATGGAAAGGGGCTGGGCAGCGGAGCGTAAGGTGATGGTGCTTTatgagggaaaaagaaaaatgaaaagaaacgaAACAAGCGCAATAGCCCTGTTAAGCGGCGGGTAAGAAGAGCGGCCACGTCAGTGCTGCTCTGCCACATTAGGTAACAGAACTAATAAACACGGGCTGATCAAGCCGATCGCTGCGGTGATTGACTGGCTGCATGGCTCACAGCAGCTCACAGGATGAACCAAAAGGCGCTAACTTAATTTTTTAAAACCTGGACTGGGTGTTTTCAAAGCGTATTTGTGTTGAGTATTCTTCACTTTGTGGTCCAACCCATCCCAAATGTCTGGGCTGGGTTTGAGTCAGGAGGTCATGGAGGTCAGGTCATCTGACGCAGTGCTGCATCGCTCTCTTTCTAGGTCAAACGAACCTTGGATGGCCTGGAGGCGTGCGCTCATGATGGTCCAGTAAGCTCAATCCAGATGTGATGGATTGCCGTGGTGGACGTATGGTCCGGTCAGTACTATGTTGGAATAAACTACCAACAGTGTCACcgtcacacctcctcctccaggcctcaCACACACGGAAACTATCCTCCCAACTTGCCCAACCTTGAATTCCTAACATTGGATTTCTTGTCCAAATGTCAAAAACCACACCACCATTAGAGCTTCAAGAAAACACCCTGTAGTAATTCTCACTGGATAAATTCAGCCAGGTAAAATTTAAATATGCTTTCAATGCCTCGTAAGCAATAAGAAAGTCTAAGAAGAGGAGCTCAATCATCAACAATGCACAACAAAGTTGACTTATAATTGGAACAAATAATTGACTTCAAAGAtgggaaaaggaaaagcagTCAGGAATGtcaataaagcaaaaacaataaCCGCTGCAGTATGTATTCAAATATTTGTCAGGTAATTTTGTGACGCTGTTTGTCTGCTTGTTCAGCTACATGAAGTAAAAACACTGATGGATCCGTCTCACCGTTACTGGACTTGTGGCTTTCAGGCACCTCGGTCATGATCGCGTGAAAGAAGGGTTTCTTGCAGAAGCCGTCTTGCTCCAAATCTGCAAAAATGATCATAGGGGACACTCGTGAGCAAGCAATGGAGTAGGCAGCGTGTTGCTGAGCTCTGCG
The nucleotide sequence above comes from Salarias fasciatus chromosome 3, fSalaFa1.1, whole genome shotgun sequence. Encoded proteins:
- the LOC115386003 gene encoding diamine acetyltransferase 2-like, which translates into the protein MEFSIRAGNVEDCKDIARMIAELTEFEGMSDHLTLTQKDLEQDGFCKKPFFHAIMTEVPESHKSSNGHTKIGYALYYFAYSSSKGRTVHMEDLYVMPEFRGKGIGKALMSKVAQLGMAAGCKQLDFIVKDTNTSAIDFYARTGCFDVTEHHGYHLMRCEGEAMQSLAQP